The candidate division KSB1 bacterium genome segment GAAGGCACGGAGGCGGGGCAACACAAGAAAAACAGCCTGCCCGGCCGCAGGCCGCGGCGTGTCGCTGACACCCGCAGATGAAGCCCGGCGCGCAATCCCCCAATCGCTGCACCGTCATCATCACCACCATCGGCATGAGTGCCCGTGACCCGTCCGGCCTCTGACCGCACATCTTGTCAGTCACAAGGATCCTGCTGCCATGCTCGAAAAGGAGGTGCTGCTCCGGCAAACCGCGGCGGCATTGCAAGCCCGCACAGCACAGCTCGCGACCCCGCGGGCGGTGCTCGGATTTGACGGCTTCGTGGACGAGATCGTCCGCATTGTTGACAAGCGCGAATCTCTGGATCGCTACACCGCCCTTCCCAGTCTCACCGCTCTGGCCGACCGCATCGCCGAGGCTGCCGGCAAGAGCACGAACCTGGAATTGGTGGTGCAGCAAATGAAACTCGGCGGCAACGGTCCGATCATGGCCAATGCCCTGGCCGCTTTTGGCGTGGCGGTGACTTACATTGGCAATCTCGGTTATCCCACTCTGCATCCGGTGTTTCAGGAGCTGGCCCGGCGGGCGCAGGTGATCTCCATCGCCGAGCCCGGTCATACCGACGCCATTGAGTTCGAAGACGGCAAGCTCATGCTGGGCAAGATCACCCCCCTCAATGACATCACCTGGGAGAATCTCATGGCGCGCGTCAGCGGTGAGCAATTGCTGCGCTTTCTGCAGGAAGCCGGTCTGCTGGGGTTGCTGAACTGGACCATGATTCCCCATCTGTCGGATATATGGCAGCATTTTTTGAAGGATCTCTGTCCGCTCTTGAAACACCGGCCGCTGATGTTCTTTGATCTTGCCGATCCCGCCAAACGCCTCACCGAAGACATTCACGCTGCTCTGCAACTGCTCTCACGGTTCCAGCAGTATGCTGACGTCATGCTCGGCGTGAATGAGAAGGAAAGCTACGAGCTGGCTGAAGTGCTCGGCATTCACGTGAAATATCAAACGCCGGAAGCCGTGGAAAAAATTGCGGTCGAGATGCGGGCCAAGCTGGGTATCGGCGCGGTAGTGGTGCATCCGCGCGAATATGCCGTGGCGGCCACCGAGGATGAATTTGCCCGGGTCACCGGCCCGTTCACGCCCAAACCGCTGATCTCCACCGGCGGGGGCGATCATTTCAATGCCGGCTTTTGCTTGGGCGCGCTGCTGCAACTGCCGCTGGCTTCCTGTCTGTTGACCGGGGTCGCGACCTCGGGTTTTTACGTGCGCACGGCACAAAGCCCCACAGTGGACCAGCTTGTCGAGTTCATCCGGCACTGGCCTGAGTGAGATTCCGGTGCTGTTCCGTCAAGGCTCGGCCTTGACTTTGATAGAGCGCGGTTGGGGAAAGGCCGGCTGGGGGTTCAGGTGAGAAAAGTGTGTGAGTCATGGCCAACGATGGCCCAGCCCTCGCTGAAGCGGGCCGTTTTTGATCCCGGTCGTCGCTGAAACATCTTATCCCTTTTCCATCACATCTGGCACCAGTTCCATCACCATGTCCACCTCCCCTCATGTCATGCTGCTCGGGGTCGGCGCTTTTGCGCATGCCGTCATGCGCATTCTGCGGGAAAATGGCGCGCGTGTGAGCTGCTATCTGACGCGCAGTTACGGCCACTATGGCCCCTCGCTCGAAGGCGAGGTTTATCCCGCCTCCTACTTCCCCAGTCCGGTGCGCTTTGTGCGCGACAAGAAGGTCGATTTGTTGATCCCGATGTCCATCGACTGGCTGCAGCAGCCCTGGGCGGAGGAATTGCTGTCGCTGAAGGTGCCCATCTTCTCGCCAGTGCATGAAGCCATGCGCCTGGAGCGCGAGCGGGACTGGGCGCGCCAGCTCTGCCAGCAGTTCGGCATTCCCTTCCCGGTCTCCTATGTGGCGCGCAACCGGCTGGAGGCCGAAGCCATCCTCCGGCAGGACCCGCGGCCCTATGTCATCAAAAATCCCCTGTGCTCGCCCACCAGTCCGATTCACACCATCGTTTGTGAAACCGTCGAGGATACCTGGCACTGGCTGGAGCGCCTGGATTACGCCGAAGGCGTTTTCCTGCAGGAATACATGGGCCGCGCCGAGGCCGGTCACATCGCGGTGGTGAGTGCCGGTGAAATTCACTCGCTGGTGACGAACCAGGAATACAAGCGCGCATTTGACGGCAACATGGGCATCGTGGCCGGCGCGCCGCTCGGCGGACTGGCGCAACAGGATCCGCACGATCGCTACGGCCTGGCAGCAGAGCTGCTGCATCCCCTGCTCCCCTGGCTGCGCCAGGTCAATTTTCACGGCCCGGTGCAGGTCACCGCGGCCCTGCGCGACGGCCGCTGGCACGTGCTGGAGTACAACGTGCGCATGGGCGTCACTTCGACGCAAATGATTCTGCGCATGCTGGCCAATCCCCTGGAAGTGATCATGGCCACCGCCCGCAATCAGCCGGTCGCCCCGCGCTTTCACGAAGCCCTGCAGTTTGGCTGCAATCTCACGCTGGCGGGTTACGGTTACCCCTACATCAGCATTCAAGGCCCACGGCTGCCGGTGCGGCTGCTGGAACAACCCACCTGCGATATTTGGTGGAACGAAGTGGCGGAAGACGCCCGCGGCGGACTGGTGATGACCGGCCATCGCATCGCCGACGTGGTGGCGCTCGCCGATTCGTTGCCGGCCGCAATCAATCTGGCTTATGAAAACATCCGCAAGATCAAGTGCCTGAGCAGCTACTATCGCACCGACATCGGCGCGAGTCTGTGGCCGCCGGGAAAGGAGTGACCGCCATGACTTTCATCCGCTGTCATGTTGTCTTTCTGATGTTGTCACTCGTGTTGGCGCATGGCCAGACGCATCCCACGTTGCGCCTGCAGAATGAATCCCGGCAGGTGGCAGGCACACCCCTGATCGATCGCGCCGGTGAAACCATCGCCTGGCGCGCCGGCAACAGCCTGCTCTGGCAGAACCAGCACGGCAGCAACCTGCTCGCGCAGCCGGGCCGCTTCCTGAAGCAGGCATTGAGCGCCAACGGCGAAGTGCTGGCGGTTTTGCAAATGACGGCGCCCGACACGCTGGTATTGCGGTGGTTCGATCAACATGGCCGCGCGCCTGGCCGCCATACCCTGCCGCGCCATGAAGACGATCCCCTGCCGCAAATTTGTTTGAGCAGGGAGGGCACTGCCCTGTTGCTTGCTCAACCAGCCACGGCACAGGTG includes the following:
- a CDS encoding PfkB family carbohydrate kinase yields the protein MLEKEVLLRQTAAALQARTAQLATPRAVLGFDGFVDEIVRIVDKRESLDRYTALPSLTALADRIAEAAGKSTNLELVVQQMKLGGNGPIMANALAAFGVAVTYIGNLGYPTLHPVFQELARRAQVISIAEPGHTDAIEFEDGKLMLGKITPLNDITWENLMARVSGEQLLRFLQEAGLLGLLNWTMIPHLSDIWQHFLKDLCPLLKHRPLMFFDLADPAKRLTEDIHAALQLLSRFQQYADVMLGVNEKESYELAEVLGIHVKYQTPEAVEKIAVEMRAKLGIGAVVVHPREYAVAATEDEFARVTGPFTPKPLISTGGGDHFNAGFCLGALLQLPLASCLLTGVATSGFYVRTAQSPTVDQLVEFIRHWPE
- a CDS encoding phosphoribosylamine--glycine ligase, which translates into the protein MSTSPHVMLLGVGAFAHAVMRILRENGARVSCYLTRSYGHYGPSLEGEVYPASYFPSPVRFVRDKKVDLLIPMSIDWLQQPWAEELLSLKVPIFSPVHEAMRLERERDWARQLCQQFGIPFPVSYVARNRLEAEAILRQDPRPYVIKNPLCSPTSPIHTIVCETVEDTWHWLERLDYAEGVFLQEYMGRAEAGHIAVVSAGEIHSLVTNQEYKRAFDGNMGIVAGAPLGGLAQQDPHDRYGLAAELLHPLLPWLRQVNFHGPVQVTAALRDGRWHVLEYNVRMGVTSTQMILRMLANPLEVIMATARNQPVAPRFHEALQFGCNLTLAGYGYPYISIQGPRLPVRLLEQPTCDIWWNEVAEDARGGLVMTGHRIADVVALADSLPAAINLAYENIRKIKCLSSYYRTDIGASLWPPGKE